A genomic stretch from Candidatus Hydrogenedentota bacterium includes:
- a CDS encoding DUF1553 domain-containing protein, which yields MHVLPYFARVACITTILCATTHAAELILLPESVALSQQGQEHQLLLGQGRDGHWVGPVAGGTQWTSSAPDVVSVDAAGKLVALADGDATVTASNAGAQVTIPVSIKGAAAPPVRSFVNDVQPVLYKTGCSTGPCHGAASGKNGFVLSLRGYDHPRDHATLTRQAKGRRVSTVNPVESLLLLKPLGDVPHEGGQRFERDSLDHKILLDWITQGAPGPKAGEASFERLEVLPASLELQAGTTQPLLVRAHYSDGAVRDVTRWVKFDTTADTVAVVDDQGVITVQQPGTAAITAWYASRVAVAELNVPRAAPVAPEVFLASANYNYIDERIKAKLEQLNIAPAALCDDATFIRRAFIDTLGILPTPAEVQAFTADTTPGKRAKLADAILARPEFVDYWTYKWSDLLLISSKNLPVPQELNAFYRYVRESVEENRPWDKFVRGIITASGNTQQNGAANYFFMHREIPDLAETTSQAFLGTSITCARCHNHPLEKWTQNQYYGFANLFSRVRVKNGKTAGNDIVAASFGDVLHPLSGKAIPPQPLDGVVAEDAPGADRRAALADWLTAPENPYFTRAIVNRVWKNFMGRGLVEPVDDLRLTNPATNEPLMEALCLDLSEHGYDLKALMRSILTSAAYQRSSESADPAAPDEINYSQYISRRLKAEVLLDAYSQVTEAPTPFSGYPEGYRALQLRDSLVASYFLDAFGRPERRQTCECERTDDASIAQTLHLANGDTLNKKLQAESSILARYESEKTADEAAVEDIFWRAFGRAPSEIERKECVTMLASATQSEGGRRPALEDIVWALLTSKEFLFNH from the coding sequence ATGCACGTATTGCCATACTTTGCACGAGTAGCTTGTATAACAACTATACTCTGCGCCACCACCCACGCGGCCGAGCTCATCCTGCTCCCCGAATCGGTCGCCCTTAGCCAGCAGGGTCAGGAGCACCAGCTTCTCCTCGGTCAGGGGCGCGATGGACACTGGGTCGGACCGGTAGCAGGCGGGACGCAATGGACCTCCTCTGCGCCCGACGTAGTGTCGGTGGATGCCGCCGGTAAACTCGTGGCCCTCGCGGATGGCGATGCCACCGTTACCGCCAGCAACGCGGGCGCACAAGTCACCATACCGGTAAGCATCAAAGGCGCCGCTGCGCCGCCCGTGCGCAGCTTTGTGAATGATGTTCAGCCCGTTCTCTATAAGACCGGCTGCAGCACCGGACCCTGCCACGGCGCGGCCTCGGGCAAGAACGGATTCGTCCTTTCCCTGCGCGGCTATGACCATCCCCGCGATCATGCCACGCTCACCCGCCAGGCCAAAGGCCGCCGCGTATCCACCGTGAATCCGGTCGAAAGTTTGTTGCTGCTCAAGCCGCTGGGCGATGTGCCCCATGAGGGAGGCCAGCGCTTCGAGAGGGACTCGCTCGATCACAAGATCTTGCTCGACTGGATCACCCAGGGCGCGCCGGGCCCGAAGGCGGGTGAAGCGAGCTTCGAGCGACTGGAGGTGCTGCCCGCATCGCTCGAACTTCAGGCGGGCACAACCCAACCCCTGCTGGTGCGGGCCCACTACAGCGACGGCGCGGTGCGCGATGTGACCCGCTGGGTGAAGTTCGACACCACGGCGGACACGGTGGCCGTGGTCGACGACCAGGGCGTCATCACGGTGCAGCAGCCGGGCACGGCGGCCATCACCGCGTGGTATGCGAGCCGCGTGGCGGTGGCGGAGCTGAACGTGCCCCGTGCCGCACCGGTGGCCCCCGAGGTGTTTCTCGCCTCCGCCAACTACAACTACATCGACGAGCGCATCAAGGCAAAACTTGAGCAATTGAACATCGCGCCCGCCGCCCTGTGTGACGACGCCACGTTCATCCGACGGGCCTTTATCGATACCCTGGGCATACTGCCGACGCCCGCCGAGGTGCAGGCCTTCACAGCGGACACGACACCCGGCAAACGGGCTAAGCTGGCCGATGCGATTCTTGCGCGACCGGAGTTTGTGGATTACTGGACGTATAAATGGTCCGACCTGCTGCTCATTTCCTCCAAGAATCTGCCGGTGCCTCAGGAACTCAATGCCTTCTACCGCTACGTGCGCGAGTCGGTGGAAGAGAATCGCCCCTGGGATAAGTTCGTACGTGGCATCATCACGGCCTCGGGCAATACCCAGCAAAACGGCGCGGCCAACTATTTCTTCATGCACCGCGAAATTCCGGACCTGGCCGAGACGACTTCCCAGGCTTTTCTGGGGACCTCCATCACCTGCGCGCGTTGCCACAATCACCCGCTGGAAAAATGGACGCAGAACCAATACTACGGGTTCGCCAATCTCTTCTCGCGGGTGCGTGTGAAAAACGGCAAGACAGCGGGCAATGACATCGTCGCCGCGAGCTTTGGCGATGTGCTTCACCCGCTCAGCGGCAAGGCCATCCCGCCCCAGCCCCTCGATGGCGTCGTGGCGGAAGATGCGCCCGGCGCGGATCGTCGCGCGGCGCTGGCTGACTGGCTGACCGCGCCCGAGAATCCCTATTTCACCCGCGCCATCGTTAACCGCGTGTGGAAAAACTTCATGGGCCGGGGGCTGGTCGAGCCCGTGGATGACTTGCGCCTGACCAATCCGGCAACGAATGAACCTCTTATGGAGGCCCTCTGCCTCGACCTGTCGGAGCACGGCTACGATCTGAAGGCGCTCATGCGCTCCATTCTCACCTCCGCGGCCTACCAGCGCTCTTCCGAGTCCGCCGACCCCGCCGCGCCGGATGAGATCAACTATTCCCAGTATATTTCACGCCGATTGAAGGCCGAGGTGCTGCTGGACGCCTATTCTCAAGTAACGGAAGCGCCCACGCCCTTCAGCGGCTACCCGGAGGGCTACCGCGCCCTGCAACTGCGCGATTCGCTGGTGGCCTCTTACTTCCTCGATGCCTTTGGGCGGCCCGAGCGACGCCAGACCTGCGAGTGCGAACGCACCGATGATGCGAGCATCGCCCAGACCCTGCATCTCGCAAACGGGGACACCCTGAACAAGAAGCTCCAGGCGGAAAGCTCAATTCTCGCACGATATGAGTCCGAGAAGACCGCCGACGAGGCGGCTGTGGAGGATATCTTCTGGCGCGCCTTCGGCCGCGCGCCCAGCGAAATTGAGCGCAAGGAGTGCGTGACCATGCTCGCCAGCGCCACCCAGTCCGAAGGGGGGCGACGCCCCGCGCTGGAGGATATCGTCTGGGCGCTGCTCACGAGTAAAGAGTTTTTGTTTAACCACTAA